From Camelina sativa cultivar DH55 chromosome 5, Cs, whole genome shotgun sequence:
TTTtatggcacacatcttgaactatGTAATGCCTTgtattcacccagctctaagagaagcttattgagctttaaggacattcatttgaatggtttccatattGAAATAAAGgatgaaggaaacaaagagttcctatatattactgaaatcacccaaggacataagaaagtcctagattctatacctgcactagccactggcctttaccatgctaagattaatatgatagagggtaatttggcaatgaataagataattcattttgtgtcatgactggattggccatccgggttctaacatgatgcgtaagctgatattaaatttaaatgggCACACtcctaaaagagagaagagttatccctaagaatctcacgtgtgtagcatgtacacaagagaaactcattataaggccatcaccagtaaatGTAACTAaagagattttccacttaagactatacgtctataTAAGGCTGGTGAATTTatatcccaagcgtttaataattatggtatgtccatggggggaaGTGTGGATCACCCTGTGGCACATGAACATACAGAGAATGGATTagatgaatccttcattaaacgtattcaattgattgctcgaccattactaatgaggtcgaagcttcctgtgtcggcttggggacacgtaCTATTACATGCAgtagagcttatacgcatcaggccatctagtgagcataaatatttcccatcccaattactaacgggtcagatgccagacatatcccatctaaagacaTTTGGGTGTGCCGTTTATATATCGAATGCATCATCACAGAGAataaagatgggacctcaaaggaggatgggaatatatgttggatatgagtctcccaccattattaagtatcttgagccaactatgggtgatttatttaaggccagatacgcggattgtcactttgttgaatccgaatttcctatgttgggtggagagacaaacaagctggtcaaagaaatattatggaatcaaacatccttaaattggcaagatcctcggactctagcatgtgatgcagagatccaaaagattattcatttgcaaaagctagctatttaattgccagattcctttgctgacccaaagagagtaagaaAATTATGCTAGAATAAGAAAATCGTAcgtaccagcttgtaatgcatcagtacgtattgatgttcaaaaggaacacaataatcaagttgctacagagtctaaggcccgtttgaaacgaggtagaccatNAAATATTTCCCATCCCAATTACTAACGGGTCAGatgccagacatatcccatctaaagacaTTTGGGTGTGCCGTTTATATATCGAATGCATCATCACAGAGAataaagatgggacctcaaaggaggatgggaatatatgttggatatgagtctcccaccattattaagtatcttgagccaactatgggtgatttatttaaggccagatacgcggattgtcactttgttgaatccgaatttcctatgttgggtggagagacaaacaagctggtcaaagaaatattatggaatcaaacatccttaaattggcaagatcctcggactctagcatgtgatgcagagatccaaaagattattcatttgcaaaagctagctatttaattgccagattcctttgctgacccaaagagagtaagaaAATTATGCTAGAATAAGAAAATCGTAcgtaccagcttgtaatgcatcagtacgtattgatgttcaaaaggaacacaataatcaagttgctacagagtctaaggcccgtttgaaacgaggtagaccattaggttccaaagataagaaccctcggaaatctaagaaaggtgcaagtaaaaccgaggttaaggaattaacagacatggccgcggcaaatcctaaggtaccaaatgaggtttgggacgctgaacctcaaggacctaaaggtattgataataatgagatctcgataaactatatcatgtcaagaataaaatggaaccgcaaagatgtcgacattaatGAAAAATTTGCATgaaaggtagcacttgaaataaatgaggatcagaaactcacgtctatattagagtgcattcaaagtaaagattggttaaaatgtaaagaaaccattgatgtggagttaaactctttaaagaagagaagtgtgtttggtccaaTCATAAGGACAATACCTAATATAAAGCCAGTTAGACACAAATgagtctttgtaaggaagagaaatgagagtaatgaaatcgtaggatataaggcacggctagtggcacaaggattctctcaaagaccaggaatagattatgaggaggcTTACTCCCCTATGATGGATGCAACAACTTTTAGAtatttaataagtctggctataaaagaaaaactggatttgcggttaatgaatgttgtaactgcatacttatatggtccactggataatgatatttatatgagattaccagagggtattgagctcaaagattagagtggttctcgagaacaatactgcataaggctagacaaatccctttatggactgaaacaaagtgggtgtatgtggtacaatagattgagtgagtacctagccaaagaggaCTATAAGAATGATctcatcagtccatgtatttataaagaagtttgcaaacaaagggtttgtgaTCATAGCAGTGTATGNcaaaagattattcatttgcaaaagctagctatttaattgccagattcctttgctgacccaaNAAACATTCTTGGAACACCTGGTGAAATAgcccaaacagttgaatatcttaagaaagaatttgaaatgaaagacctaggtaaaactaagcTTTGTTTGGAATTACAGCTTGAGTACATtgataatggaatccttgtgcatcaaatggcatatacagaaaaactACTCAACAGATTTAATATGGActaagctcacccattgactagcccaatggttgtaaaGGAGCATTGATTTGGATAAGGATCcattggtccaaagaaggacgatgagGAAATTCTCGATCCTGAAATGCCATACATCAGTGCTATAGGAgagttaatgttcttggctagccacactagaccagatatatgttttgccgtgaacctcctagcaagaattagttcttgtctgacccaaaggcactggaacggtatcaaacatgtgttgtgttacctacaaggaactttaaatttgggtttatattatactaactattaCAAAGAAGGTTTTAgctggttttgctgatgcaggttataaCAAAGAAAGTTTAAGTGTGTATGGTTtaggtcgatgactcaacatatcaggacgGATTGCGGTATGGTCGAAGACAAGGAGCCAACCGTATTATATGAGGACAATACTGCCaacatcgcacagctcaaggaaggttacatcaagggagatcggacgaaacacaaaaggccggagaagatCAAGTAGTACAAGTTCGATCATGcaacaactcagccgatctcttcaccaagtcattaccgacatcaacattcaagaagctcacacaccagattggaatgcggagacttaaggacttctagtgatgcttagaacagggggagcaatgtgtgttgtactctttttccttcaccatggttttgtcccattgggttttcctggtaaggttttaatgaggcagcacccccaagcgtaTTGCATCGATCCCTTAGCATcagcacggttatgtcatccaaggggaaGTGTTGTAAATCACTTAATGGACTCCATAACTGGCCTTCTATATGTCTTCTTCTGTAAGGCCCGTCGGccaaggcccatcggccatgtCCTTATTACTAAGTCGGTTTAGGCTTTGCCTTTgtactttactatatatatgtaacctcattcGATTATAAGttaataagaacaagagttttcagcctttgaatcctctagtttacaacaattttctaattttttacaGAGATATTAATCTATCTAAAGCTTATTTGCCGTCGACGACGAAGCTTTTGACGAAACTTACGGTGAAGCTTCCGAtctcaaatcttcttcttcttcttcttcctcatcttcttctcctttggtGAAGTTCATTTTCGTCATCAACCGTAACGTTAGAAGCTTTCAACGCCATAGATAAATTAAAATCCAGTCCCAACCGCCGACACCAATCCTGAGATAGAGAACTGAAATGGTTGATTTAGCGACCTGGAGAAGTTGCGAGATTGGTAAATCAAGCTCGGATTTGTAAGCGTAGAgctgagatttggatttttccaAGGAGAGATTGAACCTTAGATTTGGGAATTTAGTAACCAACCAATCGAAGCTATTGCAAGAGTAGTAAGACCAGATGACATTAGATTCATGCTTTAAATCTAACGAGTTCCGGGGCATTCATGAGAAACAACGACAGCAAGGACGTGGGTGGCACCGCAGAGGATGAGCTTCTCGATGAGATCGGTGTTagaaggaaaaagagagaaagaagtgtTGTTCATGTACTTGTGGAGAAGGTGAGGGTAGTTATGGCAAGAAGAAGCTATAGGTGAGAGCTTTGAGTAGATGAGAAGCTCATTAGGTGcagatgaggatgaggatgaggaggcAACACGTGAGGAATGATGTTGAATTTTTCTCTTATGATACTCTAATCGAACAAGATTTAAGCTCTAGAAAGTATGATGGTTGTGATTCAAGATCAtcttcctaaacattatgaaatcCTTCCTAAACTTGCAGAAATATGtatttaaacctttttatttattttttgtcccAATGTATCACAAATTACTCCATTACTAGTTAATGTATCACAAGATTAATCCATTAGTAAGGGATAATGTATCAACTCACAAATAtttgttctatatattttttcttaatgaatgtcttcctaaaattcaaaaactattTCCTAAATATCTGTGagtttgaattaatgtttttacaATCTTTTGTAATCAGATATGGTCTGTTTATGATGGTGGTTAGATATTGTTGATGATGGTTTATTGTGTTTGAGCTAATGCTTAGTGTTGTTCATGTACTTGTAAAGGATAAATagctcacttttttttttaatgaaagtcATCCTGAATTGTAAAAGATTCTTTCTAAACATCATTCAGTCCTTCCTAGCTAAACATCATTCAATCCTTCCTAAATATTTGGCAATTCTTCCTAAACACCTATGTTCATAAAAACCGATGAATATTTGTGTACACAACCACTGGGTAGAAGCTATGGTCATCTATCCaagcttcttctttcctctttgCAATCTCAGATTTGCAAAACCAATCCTGAATCAAATCCATTGCAGATTTAAGTATAAAAGCTCTTTCACATTGATCAATTACCCAATCATTTTGATATCTAAAACCTGCAACAACAGCTTCAAATTGGCATCGCCAGTGTTTATCACCAAAATTGCATTCATAGTCAACTAATCGGGTATTATCACTAATCCGTACCCGTACCGAACCGGTTACTTCGGGTCGGATTCGGGTTCGGAATTCGGGTATGGGTAATATGCCCAGGCCTAGGTTATATTACTAGTAAACTTTTTAGCTttgtttcaatttatatatactttcatTCAATGATTTAGACGGAAATGTGactaacttttttaaaaaaaaattgttgagcTTATAAGCAATGACAAATTCACAAGCGTGGAGCACAGGGTGATAGCAAATAGAGCAGCTGAGCCGCGGATTTCAGTGCCATCTTCAGCACTGTCATGAAGGCAAATCCTCGAGTATATGGACCCATCAAAGAACTAACGTCAGAACAAAACCCTCCCAAGTATAGGGACACCACTATTGCCGAGTTCTCGAGCATGTACGGGTCTAAAGAGCTCAATACCTCTGCGTTACACCATTTCAAGATCTGAGCACATTgaccaattaaataaaatatctttgtATCAATAATGTTTGTTTTGCGTCTCTCCATGTCAAGACCTGAGTCATTGGCCAAATATGTGCACATACTTGCAAGTCATTGTATCAATAATGTGTGCAAGTCGTTATTGAGAAGTCATTTGTAAAATAATGTGTGCAAGTATGTGTTCCAGTCCCATGTGACATGGACCAAATAAAAAGTCTTTGGAAGAAACACACCCTCGGCTCATTGACTTATTCTCATCCCAATAAGTTAACATCACAAAGTTAAGAGACTGAACTTAAAACTCAAAAGTTAAGAGGACTATACTATAAATCCCAAAAAGATATGGGATTAGATTAAAACTACAAAGGTCATGAGCTATAGGCCTATAGCTATAAAAATCACAAGCTTAAGGGAccataaactaaaaagaaaaaactcttagggattaaaaactaaaattcgAAAGATAAAAAATTACAGTGAGAGAGAAGAGCCGGCGAGATCAGACCACGTCGGGTGTTTCTGCATCACAGTCTTTACTTAATGGCGGTTCTCcttaaattatttaaactaaTCGTAAAAAAAACTTGCTTTCTTCCTCTTGAGCTTTTTTATGTATGCTTCTTGATTAGGTAAAAAGTTCTTAAAAGCCTAAGTCTAATTTATTACGCGGCTTAATTAGTAGAGAGTAGACAGACCAGGTCGTTAGAGAAAGTGATTGACCTTGATGTGGGGCAAAATTATAAAAGCAcatgaagaaatatatatatgagcttAGGTAAGCAAGCTTACGCACAGGCTTTGACGACATCATCTTCTAGAGAATGCCTAGCTACCTCAGATTTTCTTTGACTTCTGTACCAAGTTTCCGTATTCATCAGTATCGCTTTCAGATTCTTGTGACCGCTTCTTTGGAATGTGTTATCCATACAGTCATGATTCAGCTTCCTTGTGATAAGATTCTCTATTCTATATATTCTCTGGGAGTTGAATAGCTTGTTGTCTCATCAACTACCttgttaaatcaaatctctatcactttgttcttcaaaaaatttccgttttctctttgtttcttttgtatggACTAGAGTCACTATATATGACACTAAAGATTTCAATGGCAACTGGCATGAGGGAGACGCTGGTGGATGAGAAGATCTATGTcgcagtgagagagagagaactaaaGAGCAAGACTGCACTCGTTTGGGCGATACAGAACAGTGGATGCAAAGAGTTTTGTATTGTCCATGTTCATCAACCTATCCAGATCTTAGTCCGTAAGTACTTTATTATAAATCCCTTTCCAATCTTTTTTGTGTTGTGCTGAATTTTAAGGATATTAATTGGTTGATTTTGGACTATATCttgttttattcatttcaaGCAGGAGCGATGTCCCACTACCAGAAATTGAAGCTtcataaaaagaagaaagagaaagtacATAAGAATTTGGACAAGTACCTTCATATATGCATGCAAATGCAGGTATGATTACTTAATTATAATTAGATAtccattttgttttggttttacaagACCAAGAGTGTTTGTTTCTAAATTTCAAGTTAAATCGTGTGAATTAGGTCACTGCagagataatatatattgaaaaggaTTCGGTAGAGGAAGGTATCCTCCAATTGATATCTCAGCGGGGAGTTAGGAAACTCGTCATGGGAGCAGCAGCTGATAAACACTATTCAATGTAGGTGGTTGATAAGTGTAGACTTAAAGACTTTTTGGTTATCTAATATACGGATGAATCACTGAAGTGAAACTCAAAATTTTCAGGAATATGAGAGACTTACAGTCCAAGAAAGCTATTTACATTAACAGAGAAGCGCCTGCTACTTGTCAGATATGGTTTACGTGCAACGGATACCTAATTAGTTCAAGGTCTGTCCAACTTTTTGGTGTAAAATGTCTTTCTTGTTCaattcttaatattaatttgtgttAACTGCAAATTGACATTAGTAACTGGTTTAGGAATTGTCTTTGGGGTTCTGCTTGTGAGACAGAGATCTTTGTCTCACAAGTCACACTACAcacaagtgttttttttttcttttggtattaaATCAATGCAGGGAAGCTAGAAGAAGAGATAACTTGTATCTAGAAGGTGCATCTTCAAATTCTTTGAGCCAATCTGAGATAACTAGAGGAACTGAAAGTGTTCCAAGCTCAAGTATAACTAGAGGAACTGAAAGTGTTCCAAGCTCAAGTATAACTAAAGATGAGAATCAGATTCGGATCCAAGTAGCTGTCGAGGAAGCTGAGAATTCGGAAAAGGAAGCACACTTTGAGGCATACAAGCGTGAAGAAGCTGAAAAAGCTGCAGTTGATGCAATCAAAAGGGTAATACAAGTTCCTTCTAACATGTTTTATTGCTTAGAAaagtatcaattttttttaactcttctCTAGctaaaaccaataataaatgTAGGCTAAACAATCGGAAAATGAGTATTTTGAGGAGCTGAAGCAtaggagagaaacagagaaggcACTGAGTAAAGCGAAAGAAGAACTTGTAAAGATGAGATCAGAATCCGAGAGCCGAATAGCCGAAACTAATATGGTGACAAGAAAGCTTCAAGGCAGTTATATCTTATCCATGAAAGCATTGAAAAGACTTAGAAAAGAACTAGAAGAGTTGAAGATAGAGCTTAGAGAAGTATCAAAGCTGAAGAGTAAGCGTGAACCGCCTCAGTACTTCATCTGTCCCATTACACAGGTAATTAAGAAACGTTGTAAGATGAGTGAAAACTACTAAATGATCAAAATGTTAACAATTATATAAGAGAACAACATCTAGGATATAATGGAGGATCCACATGTAGCAGCAGATGGATTTACATATGAAAGAGAAGCAATAAGCGGGTGGTTTGAGAGAGGACACGAGACTTCTCCGATGATAAACAAAAGGCTTCCTCATAAGAGCCTGGTTCCAAATCTTGCTCTTCGATCCGCAATCCAAGAATGGCTTCAAGCTTCAAGCTTCAAGCTCCTGAATCATTGAACAGATCCCCTGCTTGTAAAGatataaatcaaaaaggaattttcttttaagtccTTAATTAGTGGGGATAATTAAGGAGACTCTTTTCTCCGTTTCCTCTCAACCTTGATGTAGTTCTCtcttatgggtttttttttgatatggtATTGTAAAGTCTTTTACTTACTACTAGTCGGTGTTGGTTGGTATGAGTCACACTCGTTTGTGGGAGACGGCTTTGGATATTAGTAGACAATAATTTTTGATCACTTTTGATTTAAGTGTATTATTACAAACCAAGATACATATGGGGAAGACATTATTAGCGtcgatttaaattaaaactatataaaacgCGATCATATGACTTTTGGGAAACAGACACGGCAGAGCTCTCACGCGcccttttaattaaaaatttcctttttttataggaaaacagagaaaatagatGGACACGCACTAATACTGCGCGTGTGATTAAATATGAAGTCGTTCGAGCGCGTTTTTATTGCAGCTCCATTCCATTTGAATTACTCCTTCAATTATCGAAACAGTATATACTAATTTTTAAGGTTTATGATTGACGATTATAATACTCCCAAAGAAATGTATAATCTGGTGAAATGTTGCCTGATTTACTTTCATacctcatttgttttttttaatattttcatggTCTAATCGACAGTTGATTACCTCCTCGAGTTTTGATTAGGTCGTTGACAATCACTAAAAGGGCTTTAAAAGTAAAACCACACCAGAAATAATACATAGTATACAAGTTTCCAGATCGAATATTCGAAAGAACAGAGTAACACCAGAAAGGGATGACACATGCCCCTTCATCggatcttctctgtttcttgattcccatatttatatattactattaaacATTTGCCCGAGAAGAAGACAAGACCATAGCTTCTGCCTTCTTGTCTGAAACGAACCAGCCATTCTCaagattttttcttattaacttTTTCCCGAGAAAACACTATGGACTTTGAAGGAGCAAAAAAGCACaacatggaagaagaagaagaagaagaagaagaagcagtgaTGGATGAGAGAATATACGTTGCACTAGGGAGAGAACCTGCCAAGAACAAGTCAAATCTGTCCTGGGTATTAGATAACTGTCAAGGTTGCAAGATCTGCATCCTTCTTGTTCATCGACCTGCTCAAATGATTCCTCTCTGTAAGTTTTTCTATTTCCTCGCTCCAACAAGGCAACAACACCTGTCTGGTTTATACACGAAAAAGAGAGCTCTTAAAGAAATTGACTTTTTATGATCTTCCTCTCTTTACTTCCACAGTGGGTACCAAATTCGATGCTGCAACCGTAGATGAAGAATTAGTGAGAGCAtacagagaaaaacaaaaggccAAAACAGACAAGATTCTTGATGAGTACCTTAGAATATGCCTCCGCAAAGGGGTatgtctctgtgtgtgtgtataCTCTTCTTTACATAAGGGATGTGAAGTTTCCGCCATTTCTAAAGAGATTGGTTTTGCAGGTTCAAGCGGAGAAGCTGTGTGTCGAGATGAACTCGATCGAAAAGGGAATCCTGCAGACGATTTCTGAGAACAAAGTGAGGAAGTTCATCATGGGAGCAGCTTCAGACAATCATTATTCAACGTATATTGTGTCTTTAGTTTCCACGCTTGTGTtcctgccttttttttttaaccaggTCTCTCAAATTTGACATTTGTGGTGATCTGTTTTCAGTAAAATGGAGGATTTGAGATCGAGGAAAGCCATCTTCGTCTGCAAACACGCGTCTGTGACTTGTCATATACGGTTTATCTGCAAAGGATATCTCATTCATACAAGGTTCAACCCAGAGTCCATCTCTTTTCCATAGCTGTATAGATATAACATATGATCTTTTTAAGTTTGACGTCTGTGTGCAATATCATTGTAGGGAAGCTAGAATGGATGAAGTCCGAGCTCTCTCAACCCTACTATCTGACTTTCAACGGCTTGTCTCCCACCATTCAGATCAAGAAAGTGGAGTTTCAAAGAGGAACagtgaagaggaggaggaggaggagagagcaTCACGAACCAGCTCTTCTCGGTCTGCTAGTACAATTTCATACTTTGGAGGATCTGAGGCTTCCTCAAGTGTAAGTGTACTGGAAGAGAAATCAAACCATTCATCTCCACCCTCTTTACCGGTAAGCCCTGCGATCCTAAATAAGAGAGaatactttctttttgtttcttttctttctttccttaaCATTTCACCTGGCTCATGAATTGCCTTACGGTGTTGATCCACCAGTGCACCGGGATGGGACTGGGCATGATAACCTTCCTGATTAACTCCACCAAACTCTGGCAAAGGCTTGCCATCCAAAACCATAAGCATGGTCAATGACCCCACCATTACCTGAAAAGccacataaagaagaagaggacaagAACATAAAGCTACAAAGATCTTGATCACATCTGTAAATACAATGTATCTCATATTTGTAAACCCCAATTGTGTGAGGAGAAGCTGCTTTGAGATTTCCTCTCCTTCTCATCTTGTGAGCAATGTGAGGCTTGTAATTCTATAGATAATGGAATCTCATCTTCACattattcttgatttttttttaaaaacaaaaaaatgagcCAACCAACTAAATGCTTTCACCAgttctttaattaaaagttgTGTACAAAGGGTTGATCACTAAAAAGgagtaagaaaaaacaaaacaaaactgcatCCTACCTCTCCGGATTAActgagaaggaagaaagaaagcagattgtggaaagaaagaaaaaattacaggAGGACACACATCAAACGCCGGTGACCGGAACACCACTCTCTCTAATTGCTTACATTCTAGTGGGGATCTCACCAAAACTGTTCCAGCCATTGGACTAGCGTTTTCAGCTTCACTTGTGTCCTGCAGCTGGACCTTCAAAGTTCAAAACGCATGCAAACCAAACCATCTACCATCAGTCATCAAAAGCTATGTAGAAGACTGAAGTATGG
This genomic window contains:
- the LOC104788429 gene encoding U-box domain-containing protein 36-like isoform X1; the encoded protein is MTLKISMATGMRETLVDEKIYVAVRERELKSKTALVWAIQNSGCKEFCIVHVHQPIQILVPGAMSHYQKLKLHKKKKEKVHKNLDKYLHICMQMQVTAEIIYIEKDSVEEGILQLISQRGVRKLVMGAAADKHYSMNMRDLQSKKAIYINREAPATCQIWFTCNGYLISSREARRRDNLYLEGASSNSLSQSEITRGTESVPSSSITRGTESVPSSSITKDENQIRIQVAVEEAENSEKEAHFEAYKREEAEKAAVDAIKRAKQSENEYFEELKHRRETEKALSKAKEELVKMRSESESRIAETNMVTRKLQGSYILSMKALKRLRKELEELKIELREVSKLKSKREPPQYFICPITQDIMEDPHVAADGFTYEREAISGWFERGHETSPMINKRLPHKSLVPNLALRSAIQEWLQASSFKLLNH
- the LOC104788430 gene encoding U-box domain-containing protein 33-like, which encodes MDFEGAKKHNMEEEEEEEEEAVMDERIYVALGREPAKNKSNLSWVLDNCQGCKICILLVHRPAQMIPLLGTKFDAATVDEELVRAYREKQKAKTDKILDEYLRICLRKGVQAEKLCVEMNSIEKGILQTISENKVRKFIMGAASDNHYSTKMEDLRSRKAIFVCKHASVTCHIRFICKGYLIHTREARMDEVRALSTLLSDFQRLVSHHSDQESGVSKRNSEEEEEEERASRTSSSRSASTISYFGGSEASSSVSVLEEKSNHSSPPSLPCTGMGLGMITFLINSTKLWQRLAIQNHKHGQ
- the LOC104788429 gene encoding U-box domain-containing protein 36-like isoform X3 encodes the protein MTLKISMATGMRETLVDEKIYVAVRERELKSKTALVWAIQNSGCKEFCIVHVHQPIQILVPGAMSHYQKLKLHKKKKEKVHKNLDKYLHICMQMQVTAEIIYIEKDSVEEGILQLISQRGVRKLVMGAAADKHYSMNMRDLQSKKAIYINREAPATCQIWFTCNGYLISSREARRRDNLYLEGASSNSLSQSEITRGTESVPSSSITRGTESVPSSSITKDENQIRIQVAVEEAENSEKEAHFEAYKREEAEKAAVDAIKRAKQSENEYFEELKHRRETEKALSKAKEELVKMRSESESRIAETNMVTRKLQGSYILSMKALKRLRKELEELKIELREVSKLKSKREPPQYFICPITQQMDLHMKEKQ
- the LOC104788429 gene encoding U-box domain-containing protein 36-like isoform X2, translated to MTLKISMATGMRETLVDEKIYVAVRERELKSKTALVWAIQNSGCKEFCIVHVHQPIQILVRAMSHYQKLKLHKKKKEKVHKNLDKYLHICMQMQVTAEIIYIEKDSVEEGILQLISQRGVRKLVMGAAADKHYSMNMRDLQSKKAIYINREAPATCQIWFTCNGYLISSREARRRDNLYLEGASSNSLSQSEITRGTESVPSSSITRGTESVPSSSITKDENQIRIQVAVEEAENSEKEAHFEAYKREEAEKAAVDAIKRAKQSENEYFEELKHRRETEKALSKAKEELVKMRSESESRIAETNMVTRKLQGSYILSMKALKRLRKELEELKIELREVSKLKSKREPPQYFICPITQDIMEDPHVAADGFTYEREAISGWFERGHETSPMINKRLPHKSLVPNLALRSAIQEWLQASSFKLLNH